One genomic region from Paraburkholderia azotifigens encodes:
- the grxD gene encoding Grx4 family monothiol glutaredoxin, which translates to MDTQQRIKQIVDENSVVLFMKGNAQFPMCGFSGRAVQILKACGVDQFKTVNVLEDEAVRQGIKEFSNWPTIPQLYVNGEFVGGSDIMMEMYQSGELQQLFAAA; encoded by the coding sequence ATGGACACGCAACAACGCATCAAGCAAATCGTCGACGAAAACTCCGTCGTGCTCTTCATGAAAGGCAACGCGCAATTCCCGATGTGCGGATTCTCGGGCCGCGCGGTGCAGATCCTGAAGGCATGCGGTGTCGATCAGTTCAAGACGGTCAACGTCCTCGAAGACGAAGCCGTGCGCCAGGGCATCAAGGAATTCTCGAACTGGCCGACGATTCCGCAGCTGTACGTGAACGGCGAGTTCGTCGGCGGCTCGGACATCATGATGGAGATGTATCAGTCGGGCGAACTGCAGCAGCTCTTCGCCGCGGCCTGA
- the prfA gene encoding peptide chain release factor 1 — protein sequence MKTSMQAKLDQLTTRLAELNDLLSREDITSNIEQYRKLTREHAELQPVVEHYGLWRQSMNDAATAQELLSDASMKDFAEEEIRAARERMETLAGELQKMLLPKDPNDDRNIFLEIRAGTGGDESALFAGDLLRMYLRYAERNRWQVEMMSASESDLGGYKEVIVRIAGDAAYSKLKFESGGHRVQRVPATETQGRIHTSACTVAVMPEADEIGEVEINPADLRIDTFRASGAGGQHINKTDSAVRVTHLPTGIVVECQDDRSQHKNKDRALKVLAARIKDKQYHEQHAKEAATRKSLIGSGDRSERIRTYNFPQGRLTDHRINLTLYRLESIMEGDLDELIAALVSEHQAELLASLGDAD from the coding sequence ATGAAAACGAGCATGCAAGCCAAGCTCGACCAGCTGACCACCCGGCTGGCCGAACTGAACGACCTGTTGAGCCGCGAAGACATCACGTCGAACATCGAGCAATACCGCAAGCTCACGCGCGAACACGCGGAGTTGCAGCCAGTCGTCGAGCATTACGGTTTGTGGCGCCAGTCGATGAACGACGCCGCCACCGCGCAGGAACTGCTGTCGGATGCGTCGATGAAAGACTTCGCGGAAGAGGAAATCCGCGCTGCGCGCGAGCGGATGGAAACGCTCGCAGGCGAACTGCAGAAAATGCTGCTGCCGAAAGACCCGAACGACGACCGCAATATCTTCCTCGAAATCCGCGCGGGCACGGGCGGCGACGAATCGGCGCTGTTCGCGGGCGATCTGCTGCGTATGTATCTGCGTTACGCGGAGCGCAATCGCTGGCAGGTCGAAATGATGTCGGCAAGCGAATCGGATCTGGGCGGCTACAAGGAAGTGATCGTGCGGATCGCGGGCGATGCCGCGTATTCGAAGCTCAAGTTCGAGTCGGGCGGACACCGCGTGCAGCGCGTGCCCGCGACGGAAACGCAGGGCCGCATCCACACGTCCGCGTGCACGGTCGCGGTGATGCCGGAAGCGGATGAAATCGGCGAAGTCGAGATCAATCCCGCCGATCTGCGCATCGACACGTTCCGCGCGTCGGGCGCGGGCGGCCAGCACATCAACAAGACCGATTCCGCCGTGCGCGTGACGCACTTGCCCACGGGCATCGTCGTCGAATGTCAGGACGACCGCTCGCAGCACAAGAACAAGGACCGCGCGCTCAAAGTGCTCGCGGCGCGTATCAAGGACAAGCAGTACCACGAGCAGCACGCGAAGGAAGCGGCGACGCGCAAGAGCCTGATCGGCTCGGGCGACCGTTCGGAGCGCATTCGCACGTATAACTTCCCGCAGGGCCGGCTCACGGATCACCGGATCAATCTCACGTTGTATCGCCTCGAATCGATCATGGAAGGCGATCTCGACGAACTGATCGCGGCGCTGGTGTCCGAGCATCAGGCGGAACTGCTCGCGTCGCTCGGCGACGCGGACTGA
- the hemA gene encoding glutamyl-tRNA reductase, translating into MQLLTIGINHHTAPVALRERVAFPLEQIKPALSTFKDIFLGRTARTAPEAAILSTCNRTELYCATDDQAAREAAIHWLSKYHNIAIDELAPHVYALPQSEAVRHAFRVASGLDSMVLGETQIVGQMKDAVRTATEAGALGTYLNQLFQRTFAVAKEVRTTTEIGAQSVSMAAAAVRLAQRIFDKVSNQRVLFIGAGEMIELCATHFAAQQPRELVVANRTAERGQRLAESFNGRAIPLSELPARMHEFDIIVSCTASTLPIIGLGAVERAVKARRHRPIFMVDLAVPRDIEPEVGQLEDVFLYTVDDLGAIVREGNASRQAAVAQAETIIETRVQNFMQWLDARSIVPVIRHMHTQADTLRRAELEKAQKMLARGDDPAAVLEALSQALTNKLIHGPTHALNRASSENRDQLIELMGGFYKHAHPSSER; encoded by the coding sequence GTGCAACTGCTAACGATCGGAATCAATCACCACACCGCGCCCGTCGCCCTGCGCGAACGCGTGGCGTTTCCGCTCGAACAGATCAAGCCGGCGCTCTCGACGTTCAAAGACATCTTCCTCGGCCGCACGGCCCGCACTGCGCCGGAAGCGGCGATCCTGTCGACCTGCAACCGCACCGAGCTGTACTGCGCCACCGACGACCAGGCGGCCCGCGAAGCCGCGATCCACTGGCTGTCGAAGTACCACAACATCGCCATCGACGAACTCGCGCCGCATGTCTATGCGTTGCCGCAGTCGGAAGCCGTGCGTCACGCGTTTCGCGTGGCGTCAGGGCTGGACTCGATGGTGCTGGGCGAAACGCAGATCGTCGGTCAGATGAAGGACGCGGTGCGCACGGCGACGGAAGCCGGCGCGCTCGGCACGTATCTGAACCAGCTATTCCAGCGCACTTTCGCCGTCGCCAAGGAAGTCCGCACGACCACTGAAATCGGGGCGCAATCGGTTTCGATGGCTGCGGCGGCCGTGCGCCTCGCGCAGCGCATTTTCGACAAGGTGTCGAACCAGCGCGTGCTGTTCATCGGCGCGGGCGAAATGATCGAATTGTGCGCGACGCACTTTGCCGCGCAGCAGCCGCGCGAACTGGTCGTCGCGAACCGCACGGCCGAACGCGGCCAGCGCCTCGCCGAAAGTTTCAACGGCCGCGCGATTCCGCTGTCCGAACTGCCCGCTCGCATGCACGAGTTCGACATCATCGTGTCGTGCACGGCGTCGACGTTGCCCATCATCGGTCTCGGCGCGGTCGAACGCGCGGTGAAAGCGCGCCGCCACCGTCCCATCTTCATGGTCGATCTCGCCGTGCCGCGCGACATCGAACCGGAAGTCGGACAGCTGGAAGACGTGTTCCTGTACACCGTCGACGACCTCGGCGCGATCGTCCGCGAAGGCAACGCGTCGCGGCAAGCCGCCGTCGCACAGGCCGAAACGATCATCGAAACGCGCGTGCAGAATTTCATGCAGTGGCTGGACGCGCGCAGCATCGTGCCCGTCATTCGTCATATGCATACGCAGGCCGACACGCTGCGCCGCGCCGAACTCGAAAAGGCGCAGAAGATGCTCGCGCGCGGCGATGATCCGGCCGCCGTGCTCGAAGCGCTGTCGCAGGCGCTGACGAACAAGCTGATCCACGGCCCGACGCATGCGCTCAACCGTGCGAGCAGTGAAAACCGCGATCAGCTCATTGAGCTGATGGGCGGCTTCTACAAACACGCTCACCCTTCTTCGGAGCGTTAG
- a CDS encoding UbiX family flavin prenyltransferase: METRTATPRRLIIAITGATGAVYGIRLLQTLRKLGGVESHLLISSAGWLNIQHELELSRDDVHPLADVVHSVRDVGASVASGSFATDGMIVAPCSMKTLASIAHGLSDNLITRAADVTLKERRRLVLMVRETPFNLAHLRNMTAVTEMGGIIFPPLPAFYNQPATIDQMVDDTVARVLDLFALGPALAPAWRGLNSRQS, encoded by the coding sequence ATGGAAACACGCACTGCGACGCCTCGCCGCCTGATCATCGCCATCACGGGAGCGACGGGCGCCGTCTACGGCATCCGGCTGCTCCAGACGCTGCGCAAACTGGGCGGCGTCGAAAGCCATCTGCTGATCTCCAGCGCCGGATGGCTCAATATCCAGCACGAACTCGAACTCTCGCGTGACGACGTGCATCCGCTCGCGGACGTTGTGCATTCGGTACGCGATGTCGGCGCGAGCGTTGCGTCCGGCTCTTTCGCAACCGACGGCATGATCGTCGCGCCCTGCTCGATGAAAACGCTCGCGAGCATCGCGCATGGCCTCTCCGACAATCTGATCACGCGCGCCGCCGATGTCACCCTCAAGGAGCGTCGAAGGCTCGTGCTGATGGTTCGCGAAACGCCGTTCAATCTCGCGCATCTGCGCAACATGACGGCCGTGACCGAAATGGGCGGCATCATCTTTCCGCCGCTGCCCGCCTTCTACAATCAGCCCGCGACGATCGACCAGATGGTCGACGACACTGTCGCACGCGTCCTCGATCTGTTTGCATTGGGCCCGGCGCTGGCGCCCGCGTGGCGAGGATTGAACAGTCGGCAGTCGTAG
- the prmC gene encoding peptide chain release factor N(5)-glutamine methyltransferase — MDNADTVATLLRASPLPALEARILLGHALGWRRTELITRADHPLDSAQLTAFRELETRRVAGEPVAQLIGSREFFGLDFEVTREVLIPRPETELLVETAVQALEEHPVRSRVLDLGTGTGAIAVSIAWSRPDARLWAVDRSEEALAVARRNAVRLLEPKRPGGDLQFAQSDWYAALDASLAFEVIVSNPPYIPGGDPHLSQGDLRFEPRGALTDEADGLSAIRAIVAGAPARLVPNGVLWMEHGYDQAEAVRAILTAHGFADVRSECDLAGIERISGGRWAG, encoded by the coding sequence ATGGATAACGCCGATACCGTCGCCACGCTTCTGCGCGCATCGCCGCTGCCCGCACTCGAAGCGCGCATTCTGCTCGGGCATGCACTCGGCTGGCGTCGCACGGAACTGATCACCCGCGCCGACCATCCGCTCGATTCCGCCCAGCTGACGGCATTCCGCGAACTGGAAACGCGGCGCGTGGCGGGCGAGCCGGTCGCGCAACTGATCGGCTCGCGCGAATTCTTCGGGCTCGATTTCGAAGTCACGCGCGAGGTGCTGATTCCGCGGCCGGAAACCGAACTGCTGGTGGAAACGGCCGTTCAGGCTCTGGAAGAACATCCCGTGCGCTCTCGCGTGCTCGATCTTGGCACGGGCACTGGCGCGATCGCGGTGTCGATCGCGTGGTCCCGGCCGGACGCGCGGCTGTGGGCCGTCGATCGCTCAGAAGAAGCGCTGGCCGTCGCCCGACGCAACGCCGTCAGACTTCTCGAACCGAAACGTCCCGGCGGCGACCTGCAATTCGCGCAGAGCGACTGGTACGCAGCGCTTGACGCGTCGCTGGCTTTCGAAGTGATCGTCAGCAACCCGCCCTACATTCCGGGCGGCGATCCGCATCTGTCGCAAGGCGATTTGCGCTTCGAGCCGCGCGGCGCACTCACCGACGAAGCCGACGGCCTCTCCGCGATCCGCGCGATCGTCGCTGGCGCGCCGGCGCGGCTCGTGCCGAACGGCGTGCTGTGGATGGAGCATGGCTACGATCAGGCCGAAGCCGTCCGCGCGATTTTGACCGCACACGGTTTCGCCGATGTCCGCTCGGAATGCGACCTCGCCGGCATCGAACGCATCAGCGGCGGACGCTGGGCAGGCTGA
- a CDS encoding DODA-type extradiol aromatic ring-opening family dioxygenase: MTRLPSLFLSHGAPTLPIDPSMPRAEFASLSAEVPRPKAILMLSAHWGTLQPAASTSDAPETIHDFYGFPRQLYEIQYPAPGAPDVARRAAALLGDAGIPAATQPHGLDHGAWVPMLLLFPHADVPIAQLSIQPRLDPAHHFRVGRALRPLQDEGVMIVGSGQITHNLREADFSARPEDADPRVTEFTDWFETRLAERDIDALLDYRRQAPHAEFMHPTDEHLLPVFAALGAAPDDYRLGIQSLGTFQRSLAMTNYVFGNA, encoded by the coding sequence ATGACCCGCTTGCCTTCCCTCTTTCTGTCGCACGGCGCGCCGACGCTGCCCATCGACCCGTCGATGCCCCGCGCCGAGTTCGCGTCGCTGTCGGCGGAAGTGCCGCGCCCCAAAGCGATCCTGATGCTGTCCGCGCATTGGGGCACGCTGCAGCCTGCCGCCAGCACGTCGGATGCGCCCGAGACGATTCACGACTTTTACGGCTTTCCGCGCCAGTTGTACGAAATCCAGTATCCGGCGCCGGGCGCGCCCGACGTCGCGCGCCGCGCGGCTGCGCTGCTCGGTGACGCAGGCATTCCCGCGGCAACGCAGCCGCATGGTCTCGATCACGGCGCGTGGGTGCCGATGCTGCTGCTGTTCCCGCACGCGGACGTGCCCATCGCCCAACTGTCGATCCAGCCCCGGCTCGATCCTGCGCATCATTTCCGTGTGGGCCGCGCGCTGCGTCCGCTGCAGGACGAAGGCGTGATGATCGTCGGGTCAGGGCAGATCACGCACAATCTGCGCGAAGCGGATTTCTCGGCGCGTCCGGAAGACGCGGATCCGCGCGTCACCGAATTCACCGACTGGTTCGAAACGCGCCTCGCCGAACGTGATATCGATGCGTTGCTCGACTACCGGCGTCAGGCGCCGCACGCCGAGTTCATGCATCCGACCGACGAGCATCTGCTGCCCGTGTTCGCCGCCTTGGGCGCCGCGCCGGATGACTACAGGCTCGGCATTCAATCGCTCGGGACATTCCAGCGCTCGCTGGCGATGACGAACTACGTGTTCGGCAACGCCTGA